A single region of the Chiroxiphia lanceolata isolate bChiLan1 chromosome 20, bChiLan1.pri, whole genome shotgun sequence genome encodes:
- the PIPOX gene encoding peroxisomal sarcosine oxidase, with the protein MRTDMAAPGQPQKATYDAIVIGAGIQGSFTAYHLAQRRRDTLLLEQFILPHSRGSSHGQSRIIRSVYPEEYYSRMMPDSFRLWQQLEAEAGIRLYRQTGLVVLGPAGNEKLEACRRSLGDSQVLDATALARHFPGCRLQAGQVAVLDSTGGVLFADRALRAVQEVFRRHGGTVRDGEKVLRIEPGAMVTVTTTGGVYQAPRLIITAGAWTGPLVKPLGLRLPLQPLRIDVCYWREKEPKSTNMGSVSPCFLTVGLSQAPHGIYGLPALEYPGMVKLCHHHGSPTDPEKRDQAPSGADRPDISLLSSFISSYLPGLETQPAVMETCLYTNTPDEDFILDRHPKFSNIIIGAGFSGHGFKLAPVVGKLLCELSLGEEPSHNMAPFAITRFRDVLQSVL; encoded by the exons ATGAGGACGGACATGGCTGCCCCAGGCCAGCCCCAGAAGGCCACCTACGATGCCATCGTCATCGGGGCTGGCATCCAGGGCTCTTTCACTGCCTACCACCTGGCCCAGCGCCGCAGGGAcactctgctgctggagcag TTCATCCTACCCCACTCGAGGGGCAGCTCGCACGGGCAGAGCCGCATCATCCGCAGCGTCTACCCCGAGGAGTACTACTCCCGCATGATGCCCGACAGCTTCcgcctctggcagcagctggaggctgagGCTGGCATCCGCCTCTACAG GCAGACGGgactggtggtgctggggcCGGCGGGAAACGAGAAGCTGGAGGCCTGTCGGCGCAGCCTGGGTGACAGTCAAGTCCTTGACGCCACGGCGCTGGCCCGGCACTTCCCTGGCTGCCGGCTCCAGGCTGGCCAGGTGGCCGTGTTGGACAGCACCGGCGGGGTGCTCTTCGCTGACCGGGCACTGAGGGCAGTGCAG GAGGTCTTTCGCCGACACGGGGGCACCGTGCGGGACGGGGAGAAGGTGCTGCGCATTGAACCTGGGGCCATGGTCACTGTCACCACCACGGGTGGGGTGTACCAAGCCCCCCGGCTCATCATCACGGCCGGAGCCTGGACGGGTCCCCTCGTGAAACCCCTGGGTCTCCGCCTGCCGCTGCAG CCCCTGCGCATTGACGTGTGCTACTGGAGGGAGAAGGAGCCTAAGAGCACCAACATGGGCAGTGTCAGTCCCTGCTTCCTGACCGTGGGGCTGAGCCAAGCCCCCCATGGCATCTACGGGCTGCCCGCCCTCGAGTACCCAGGGATGGTCAAG ctgtgccaccaCCATGGCAGCCCCACTGACCCTGAGAAGCGGGATCAGGCCCCCTCGGGTGCCGACCGCCCTGACATCAGCCTCCTGAGCAGCTTCATCAGCAGCTATCTGCCCGGGCTGGAGACCCAGCCAGCCGTGATGGAGACCTGCCTCTACACG AACACTCCAGATGAAGACTTCATCCTGGACCGGCACCCCAAGTTCAGCAACATCATCATTGGTGCTGGCTTCTCAG gcCATGGGTTCAAGCTGGCACCAGTGGTGGGGAAGTTGCTGTGTGAGCTGAGCCTGGGCGAGGAGCCATCCCACAACATGGCCCCCTTTGCCATCACCCGCTTCCGTGATGTGCTCCAGTCTGTGCTGTAG